The stretch of DNA CGGCGAAGCAAAAGCGTATGACCAGATCGATGCGGCGCCGGAAGAAAAGGCGCGTGGCATTACGATCAACACGGCGCACGTTGAATACGAAACGGCCAACCGTCACTACGCGCACGTTGACTGCCCGGGGCACGCTGACTATGTGAAGAACATGATCACGGGTGCGGCGCAGATGGATGGCGCGATCCTGGTGTGTTCGGCAGCAGACGGCCCCATGCCGCAAACGCGTGAGCACATCCTGCTGGCGCGCCAGGTTGGTGTGCCGTACATCATCGTGTTCCTGAACAAGTGCGACATGGTGGACGACGCCGAGCTGCTGGAACTGGTCGAGATGGAAGTGCGCGAGCTCCTGTCCAAGTACGACTTTCCGGGCGACGATACGCCAATCGTCAAGGGTTCGGCCAAGCTGGCGCTGGAAGGCGACAAGGGCGAGCTGGGTGAGGTGGCGATCCTGAGCCTGGCTGATGCACTGGATACCTATATTCCGACACCAGAGCGCGCAGTTGATGGGGCGTTCCTGATGCCAGTGGAAGACGTGTTCTCGATCTCGGGTCGCGGCACAGTGGTAACGGGGCGTATCGAGCGCGGTGTGGTGAAGGTTGGCGAAGAAATCG from Paraburkholderia hayleyella encodes:
- the tuf gene encoding elongation factor Tu encodes the protein MAKGKFERTKPHVNVGTIGHVDHGKTTLTAAITTVLTAKFGGEAKAYDQIDAAPEEKARGITINTAHVEYETANRHYAHVDCPGHADYVKNMITGAAQMDGAILVCSAADGPMPQTREHILLARQVGVPYIIVFLNKCDMVDDAELLELVEMEVRELLSKYDFPGDDTPIVKGSAKLALEGDKGELGEVAILSLADALDTYIPTPERAVDGAFLMPVEDVFSISGRGTVVTGRIERGVVKVGEEIEIIGIKPTVKTTCTGVEMFRKLLDQGQAGDNVGILLRGTKREDVERGQVLAKPGSITPHTHFTAEVYVLSKDEGGRHTPFFNNYRPQFYFRTTDVTGSIELPKDKEMVMPGDNVSITVKLIAPIAMEEGLRFAIREGGRTVGAGVVAKIIE